The following coding sequences lie in one Maribacter forsetii DSM 18668 genomic window:
- a CDS encoding HEPN domain-containing protein encodes MQSFRTEIENQVVANDILELERKIHEFHGGKLDEEKFRSLRLARGVYGQRQEGVQMIRIKLPYGKVTSQQLLRICDVSDEYSTGRLHITTRQDIQIHYVDLNRTPELWSELEKDDITLREACGNTVRNVTASETAGIDVDEPFDVSPYAHALFQYFLRNPISQEMGRKFKVSFSASDADTGLSYMHDLGFIAKIENGEVGFKVMLGGGLGSQPRHADELYSFLPADQIIPLMETVIRVFDRYGERKSRAKARMKFLLKDLGLDGFKELLAAEKTAVPFDTFPINPEDYPKTKVSDLKVPAVEIEDSKEFEKWKVTNVVPQKQPGYVALGIKVLLGDFYTDKARLLANLVQKYAAGELRLSLRQNILIPFVKEENVEFFYTELKKLGFAEAGYNKALDITACPGTDTCNLGIASSTGIAEELERVIKTEYPDYINNEDVVIKISGCMNACGQHNMANIGFQGMSVRTKDKLVAPALQVLLGGSTDGNGQGRFADKVVKVPSKRGPDALRLILNDYDANGGDLSFPDYYAEKGQMYFYDFLTPLSSVDDLTPEDFIDWGNTERYEKAIGVGECAGVVIDLIATLLFESEEKIQNAQAMFDAEKWSASIYHAYSSMVNSAKAMLTSENTKVNTHVSIIKDFDEKFVADGRIAVAGGFEKLVLQLNQNEPTKEFAESYIKDAKVFLETVAKFREQELAEA; translated from the coding sequence ATGCAGAGTTTTAGAACAGAAATAGAGAATCAAGTAGTTGCGAATGATATTTTAGAATTGGAGCGCAAGATTCATGAGTTCCATGGCGGCAAATTAGATGAAGAGAAATTTAGAAGCCTGCGTTTAGCTCGTGGTGTATATGGTCAGCGTCAAGAAGGCGTTCAAATGATTCGTATAAAATTGCCATATGGTAAGGTGACTTCTCAGCAATTACTACGTATTTGCGATGTGTCCGATGAATATTCTACGGGTAGATTACATATTACAACGCGTCAAGATATTCAGATTCACTATGTTGATTTGAACAGAACTCCAGAGTTATGGTCAGAATTGGAGAAAGACGATATTACATTAAGAGAAGCTTGTGGTAACACCGTACGGAATGTAACGGCAAGTGAAACGGCTGGTATTGATGTAGATGAGCCTTTTGATGTTTCGCCATATGCACATGCATTATTTCAGTATTTCCTTAGAAACCCTATAAGTCAAGAAATGGGACGTAAGTTCAAAGTTTCTTTCTCGGCAAGTGATGCTGATACAGGACTATCATACATGCACGATTTAGGTTTTATCGCCAAAATTGAAAATGGAGAAGTCGGTTTTAAAGTGATGTTAGGTGGCGGATTAGGTTCTCAGCCAAGACATGCAGATGAATTATATAGTTTCTTGCCTGCAGATCAGATCATTCCGTTAATGGAAACGGTAATACGTGTTTTTGATCGCTACGGTGAGCGTAAGAGTAGAGCAAAGGCAAGAATGAAATTTTTGTTGAAAGATTTAGGTCTTGACGGATTCAAAGAATTATTGGCTGCTGAGAAAACGGCTGTGCCTTTTGATACATTTCCTATTAATCCAGAAGACTATCCAAAAACCAAAGTTTCAGATTTAAAAGTTCCTGCAGTTGAAATAGAAGATTCAAAGGAATTTGAAAAGTGGAAAGTGACTAACGTTGTTCCTCAGAAACAACCTGGTTATGTTGCTTTGGGAATTAAAGTATTGCTAGGTGATTTTTATACAGACAAGGCACGTTTATTAGCCAATTTGGTGCAGAAATATGCAGCAGGTGAGTTAAGGTTGTCATTACGTCAAAACATTTTAATTCCTTTCGTAAAAGAAGAGAATGTTGAATTTTTCTATACGGAATTAAAGAAATTAGGTTTTGCAGAAGCAGGTTACAATAAAGCACTAGATATTACAGCTTGCCCAGGTACAGATACTTGTAATTTAGGTATTGCAAGTAGTACAGGTATTGCAGAAGAATTAGAAAGAGTTATAAAAACAGAATATCCTGATTATATCAATAACGAAGATGTTGTAATAAAAATCAGTGGTTGTATGAACGCATGTGGACAGCACAATATGGCAAATATTGGTTTTCAGGGAATGTCCGTTCGTACGAAAGATAAATTAGTTGCTCCGGCACTACAAGTATTATTAGGTGGTAGCACAGATGGTAACGGTCAAGGTCGTTTTGCTGATAAAGTGGTAAAAGTGCCTAGTAAAAGAGGTCCTGATGCATTACGTTTAATCTTGAATGATTACGATGCTAATGGTGGCGATTTATCATTCCCGGATTACTATGCTGAAAAAGGGCAAATGTATTTCTATGATTTTCTAACGCCATTATCATCTGTAGATGATTTAACGCCAGAAGATTTCATTGACTGGGGAAATACAGAACGATATGAAAAAGCAATTGGTGTAGGTGAATGTGCAGGTGTGGTTATTGACTTGATTGCTACACTTCTTTTTGAAAGTGAAGAGAAAATACAGAATGCTCAAGCTATGTTCGATGCAGAAAAATGGTCTGCAAGTATCTACCACGCATATTCTTCAATGGTGAATTCAGCGAAAGCGATGTTAACTTCAGAGAATACGAAAGTAAATACACATGTAAGTATCATTAAAGATTTTGATGAGAAGTTTGTAGCCGATGGAAGAATTGCCGTAGCTGGCGGATTTGAGAAATTGGTACTGCAATTGAATCAGAACGAACCAACAAAAGAATTTGCTGAGTCATATATCAAAGATGCGAAAGTATTCTTAGAGACGGTTGCAAAGTTTAGAGAACAAGAATTGGCAGAAGCATAA
- a CDS encoding phosphoadenosine phosphosulfate reductase domain-containing protein: protein MALTEAQVQKLNIQFKGIPPEEIISWAVKHAETPVVTTNFRPYEVAILHAVSGVKKDIPVVWCDTGYNTPKTYKHADEIIGKLSLNVKLFVPKQTTAHRDAVMGIPQIDDPRHAEFTEQVKLEPFKRAMAEFKPDVWFTNLRKGQTAHRDSLDILSLSKDGVLKVSPFYHWNDTQLDAYLRKYNLPNEHNYFDPTKVLENRECGLHS from the coding sequence ATGGCATTGACAGAAGCACAAGTTCAGAAGTTGAACATTCAATTTAAAGGTATACCGCCAGAAGAAATTATTTCTTGGGCAGTAAAGCATGCAGAAACGCCTGTAGTAACAACAAACTTCAGACCATATGAAGTAGCTATTTTACATGCGGTATCTGGTGTAAAAAAAGATATTCCAGTAGTTTGGTGCGATACGGGTTATAACACTCCAAAAACATATAAGCATGCAGATGAAATAATCGGCAAGTTGAGTTTGAACGTAAAATTGTTTGTGCCAAAACAAACCACTGCACATAGAGATGCTGTAATGGGTATTCCACAAATTGATGACCCTAGACATGCCGAGTTTACTGAACAAGTAAAGTTGGAGCCTTTTAAAAGAGCCATGGCAGAATTCAAGCCAGATGTGTGGTTCACGAATTTGAGAAAAGGGCAGACCGCACACCGCGACAGTTTGGATATTTTAAGTCTAAGCAAAGACGGAGTGTTGAAGGTGAGTCCGTTTTACCACTGGAACGATACACAATTAGATGCCTATTTAAGAAAATATAATCTTCCTAACGAGCATAACTATTTTGACCCGACCAAGGTGTTGGAGAACAGAGAATGCGGATTGCATAGTTAA
- a CDS encoding four helix bundle protein, which produces MEYTELEVWKESRILANLIYKVSQQFPKVEMYGLTNQIRRCAVSVPSNIAEGCGRRTAADTIQFLHISRGSLYELETQLFIALDQEYLIKEDFESIAKQILKCKKLINGFINYYKKTK; this is translated from the coding sequence ATGGAATATACAGAATTAGAAGTGTGGAAAGAATCTAGGATTTTGGCGAATTTGATATATAAAGTTTCTCAGCAGTTTCCTAAAGTTGAAATGTATGGGTTGACAAATCAGATACGTCGTTGTGCTGTTTCAGTTCCGTCAAATATAGCTGAAGGATGTGGAAGAAGAACAGCAGCAGATACTATCCAGTTTTTACACATTTCTAGAGGTTCTCTATATGAATTGGAAACTCAGCTATTCATTGCTTTGGATCAAGAATATTTGATTAAAGAAGATTTTGAATCCATTGCGAAGCAAATTTTAAAATGTAAAAAACTCATTAATGGGTTTATCAATTACTATAAAAAGACCAAATAA
- the cobA gene encoding uroporphyrinogen-III C-methyltransferase, which produces MSLESNLTKTERSRSQGLLTVVGAGPGDIDLITLKAIKTLENANVVLYDALVNEELLKYAKNAELIFVGKRRGCYAYQQEQINELIVSRAKSDGHVVRLKGGDPFVFGRGSEEMEFAASHGLEVAMVPGISSSLSVPAYQNIPVTKRGASESFWVITGTTKEHKLSTDVALAAKSSATVVILMGMSKLPQIVELFKGEGKSDMPIAIIQNGTRKNEKLGIATIETIVEVVEKEELSNPAIIIIGEVVKHREALIQAKNRYSKENAKLSEV; this is translated from the coding sequence ATGAGTTTAGAAAGCAATTTAACGAAGACTGAGCGTAGCCGAAGTCAAGGTCTTTTGACTGTTGTAGGCGCGGGACCTGGCGATATAGATCTCATCACTTTAAAAGCAATAAAAACGCTGGAAAATGCCAATGTGGTTTTGTATGATGCTTTGGTTAACGAAGAGTTGCTAAAGTATGCAAAAAACGCAGAATTGATTTTTGTGGGTAAGCGAAGAGGATGCTATGCATATCAGCAAGAACAGATAAACGAGTTAATTGTCAGCCGGGCAAAATCTGACGGACATGTGGTAAGATTAAAAGGCGGAGATCCTTTTGTATTTGGTCGTGGTTCAGAAGAAATGGAATTTGCAGCATCACATGGTTTAGAAGTGGCCATGGTGCCAGGTATTTCTTCAAGTTTAAGTGTACCGGCCTATCAGAATATTCCAGTAACAAAAAGAGGGGCATCAGAAAGTTTTTGGGTAATTACAGGTACAACCAAAGAACATAAGCTATCAACAGATGTTGCTTTAGCTGCAAAAAGTAGTGCAACGGTAGTTATATTAATGGGAATGTCAAAACTTCCACAAATTGTAGAACTGTTCAAAGGTGAGGGAAAATCGGATATGCCAATAGCCATTATTCAAAACGGTACACGAAAGAATGAAAAACTGGGCATTGCAACTATTGAAACTATAGTTGAGGTTGTAGAAAAAGAAGAATTATCAAACCCTGCAATTATCATCATAGGTGAAGTGGTAAAACATAGAGAGGCATTAATTCAGGCGAAGAATCGGTATTCAAAGGAGAATGCTAAGTTGAGCGAAGTATAA
- a CDS encoding GIY-YIG nuclease family protein translates to MSGFMYILECLDGSYYTGSTKDLDKRLLEHQDGKGANHTRKRLPVKLVYVEEYLRIDSAFYREKQIQGWRREKKEALINGELEKLPSFAECINDTHYRYFKEK, encoded by the coding sequence ATGTCAGGGTTCATGTATATTTTGGAATGTTTAGACGGAAGTTATTATACAGGTAGTACAAAGGACTTAGATAAAAGGTTATTAGAACACCAAGATGGTAAAGGGGCTAATCATACAAGAAAAAGATTACCTGTGAAATTGGTTTATGTAGAAGAGTATTTAAGAATTGATTCTGCATTTTACAGAGAGAAGCAAATACAAGGTTGGAGAAGAGAAAAGAAAGAAGCATTAATAAATGGTGAATTAGAGAAGTTGCCTAGTTTTGCAGAATGTATAAACGATACACATTATAGATATTTTAAAGAAAAGTAA
- a CDS encoding NAD(P)/FAD-dependent oxidoreductase, with translation MIKTDMLIIGAGPTGLFTVFEAGLLKLKTHLIDALPQPGGQCSEIYPKKPIYDIPAFPEILAGTLVDNLMEQIKPFEPGFTLGERAETLDKLEDGSFVVTTNKGTQHNAPVVVIAGGLGSFEPRKPPISNIVNFEDTGVSYMIKDPEVYRDKKVVIAGGGDSALDWAIFLTDVASEVTLVHRRDEFRGALDSVEKASELAKLGKIKLITKAEVKELHGKDHLEAVVIKHTDKEKEDTYLEVDNFIPLFGLSPKLGPIGDWGLEIQKNAIKVNNAKDYQTNIPGVYAIGDVNTYEGKLKLILSGFHEAAVMCQYAYQQINPGKRYVMKYTTVGGVEGFDGSKKEAKKEVVQSIA, from the coding sequence ATGATTAAAACAGATATGCTCATTATAGGAGCGGGACCAACCGGATTATTTACGGTGTTTGAAGCAGGATTATTAAAGTTAAAAACGCATTTAATAGATGCATTGCCACAGCCAGGTGGACAGTGTTCAGAGATATATCCTAAGAAGCCTATCTACGATATTCCTGCATTTCCAGAAATTTTGGCGGGTACTTTGGTAGATAATCTAATGGAGCAGATCAAACCTTTTGAGCCAGGGTTTACATTGGGTGAAAGAGCAGAAACCTTAGATAAGTTAGAAGATGGTTCTTTTGTAGTAACTACAAATAAAGGAACTCAGCATAATGCGCCAGTTGTTGTTATAGCAGGCGGGTTAGGTTCTTTTGAACCAAGAAAACCACCTATCTCGAATATTGTAAATTTTGAAGATACCGGTGTTTCTTATATGATTAAGGATCCAGAAGTATATCGTGACAAAAAGGTAGTGATTGCCGGTGGTGGAGATTCAGCTTTAGATTGGGCTATATTTTTAACCGATGTAGCATCAGAAGTAACTTTGGTGCATAGAAGAGATGAATTTAGAGGGGCTTTGGATTCTGTTGAAAAAGCATCTGAACTGGCAAAGCTTGGTAAAATAAAATTAATTACAAAAGCAGAGGTAAAAGAATTGCACGGCAAAGATCATTTGGAAGCTGTTGTGATTAAACATACGGATAAGGAAAAGGAAGATACTTATTTAGAGGTAGATAATTTTATTCCGTTATTCGGTCTTTCACCAAAATTAGGTCCTATAGGTGATTGGGGACTAGAAATTCAGAAGAATGCCATTAAGGTAAATAACGCAAAAGATTACCAAACAAATATACCGGGAGTATATGCTATTGGCGATGTTAATACCTATGAAGGTAAATTGAAATTGATACTTTCAGGTTTTCATGAAGCAGCGGTAATGTGTCAGTATGCATACCAACAAATCAATCCGGGTAAGCGCTACGTAATGAAATATACGACCGTTGGTGGTGTTGAAGGATTCGATGGTTCTAAGAAAGAAGCCAAAAAAGAAGTAGTACAAAGTATTGCATAA
- the cysD gene encoding sulfate adenylyltransferase subunit CysD, with protein MSNTSTELEVTPSQELLKDTAHINALENEAIYIIREVAAQFEKPVLLFSGGKDSITLVRLAQKAFWPSKIPFPLMHIDTGHNFPETIEFRDRLVKELGLELIVRNVQDSIDQGKVKEESGRYSSRNSLQTTTLLDAIEEFKFDACIGGARRDEEKARAKERIFSVRDDFGQWDERNQRPELFDMLNGQIELGQNVRVFPISNWTELDVWSYIKEEQIEIPSIYFAHKRKTFLRDGMIWSAEDGIVFREEDEVVEERLVRFRTVGDMSCTAAVLSDAESIDKVVEEIRDSSISERGARIDDKRSEAAMEKRKQQGYF; from the coding sequence ATGAGTAATACAAGTACGGAATTGGAAGTAACGCCTTCCCAAGAACTTTTAAAAGATACTGCCCATATAAATGCACTTGAGAATGAGGCAATTTATATCATTAGGGAGGTTGCCGCTCAGTTTGAGAAGCCGGTTCTTTTATTCTCAGGAGGAAAAGATTCTATTACACTGGTTCGTTTGGCGCAAAAAGCATTTTGGCCATCGAAAATTCCTTTCCCATTAATGCATATAGACACGGGTCATAACTTTCCTGAAACTATCGAATTTAGAGATAGATTGGTTAAGGAGTTAGGGTTAGAGTTAATTGTGCGTAATGTTCAGGATTCAATCGATCAAGGTAAGGTTAAAGAAGAGTCAGGTAGATACTCAAGTAGAAATAGTCTTCAGACTACGACATTATTAGATGCGATTGAAGAATTTAAGTTCGATGCTTGTATCGGTGGTGCGCGTAGAGATGAAGAAAAGGCTCGTGCTAAAGAACGTATTTTTTCTGTTCGTGATGATTTCGGACAGTGGGATGAGCGTAACCAACGCCCAGAGTTGTTCGATATGTTAAACGGACAAATAGAATTGGGTCAGAATGTAAGAGTTTTTCCTATATCTAACTGGACAGAATTAGATGTGTGGTCTTATATCAAAGAAGAGCAAATTGAAATTCCTTCAATCTATTTCGCACATAAGCGTAAGACGTTTTTAAGAGATGGTATGATATGGTCTGCAGAAGATGGTATTGTATTTAGAGAAGAAGATGAGGTTGTAGAAGAAAGATTGGTTCGTTTCCGTACAGTAGGTGATATGTCTTGTACAGCAGCCGTACTTTCAGATGCGGAATCTATAGATAAGGTAGTAGAGGAAATTAGAGATTCATCTATTTCAGAGCGTGGTGCGCGTATAGACGATAAGCGTTCAGAAGCAGCGATGGAGAAAAGAAAACAACAAGGGTACTTCTAG
- a CDS encoding homocysteine S-methyltransferase family protein, with protein sequence MKDIKEILKERILILDGAMGTMLQRYKFTEEDFRGERFKDWEHPLQGNNDLLSLTQPDAIAEVHRKYFAAGADIVETNTFSGTTIAMADYYMEDLVYELNYESARIAKMVADEFTAKEPNKPRFVAGSIGPTNKTASMSPDVNDPGYRAVSFDELRIAYKQQVEALLDGGSDILLVETIFDTLNAKAALFAIEEVKEERNVDVPIMVSGTITDASGRTLSGQTAEAFLISISHIPILSVGFNCALGANQLVPHLEVLSTKSEHAVSAHPNAGLPNAFGEYDETPDQMAEQIKEYAEKGLVNIVGGCCGTTPEHITAIAEVVENFEPRKLTVVG encoded by the coding sequence ATGAAGGATATAAAGGAAATATTAAAAGAGCGAATTCTCATATTAGATGGCGCCATGGGTACCATGCTACAGCGCTATAAGTTTACTGAGGAAGATTTTAGGGGAGAACGTTTTAAAGACTGGGAACACCCATTACAGGGTAATAATGATTTGTTGTCACTAACTCAGCCTGATGCAATTGCTGAGGTTCATCGTAAGTATTTCGCTGCGGGTGCCGATATCGTAGAGACCAATACATTTTCTGGAACTACGATAGCGATGGCGGATTATTACATGGAAGACTTGGTGTATGAGTTGAATTATGAATCTGCGCGTATCGCTAAAATGGTAGCAGATGAATTCACGGCTAAAGAACCGAATAAACCAAGATTTGTAGCCGGAAGTATCGGTCCTACGAACAAAACGGCAAGTATGTCGCCAGATGTAAATGACCCAGGGTATAGAGCAGTTTCTTTTGATGAGCTACGTATTGCATATAAACAACAAGTAGAAGCCTTGTTAGATGGTGGATCGGATATTTTATTGGTAGAAACTATTTTTGATACGTTAAATGCAAAAGCGGCATTGTTTGCTATTGAAGAAGTAAAAGAAGAGCGAAATGTCGATGTGCCTATCATGGTAAGCGGTACCATTACCGATGCGTCAGGTAGAACGTTATCTGGTCAAACGGCAGAAGCATTTCTTATATCCATTTCCCATATTCCTATTTTATCGGTCGGCTTCAATTGTGCATTAGGAGCTAATCAATTGGTGCCACATTTAGAGGTATTATCAACCAAAAGTGAGCATGCGGTTTCGGCACACCCCAATGCAGGACTACCAAATGCATTCGGAGAGTACGATGAGACTCCTGATCAAATGGCAGAACAAATTAAAGAATACGCAGAAAAAGGATTAGTAAATATAGTAGGTGGATGCTGCGGTACCACTCCGGAACATATTACTGCGATAGCAGAGGTAGTGGAAAATTTTGAACCTAGAAAGTTGACAGTTGTCGGTTGA
- a CDS encoding RrF2 family transcriptional regulator encodes MLSKKTKYGLKALAYLAAQPDKKPVQISEIAEKENISQKFLESILLSLRKTGFLGSKKGKGGGYYLLRTPEEISMTDVMRVLEGPIAMVPCVSLNFYETCDDCPDENTCSVHKLMLQVRDSALDVYRNNTLKDIIS; translated from the coding sequence ATGCTCTCGAAAAAGACAAAATATGGTTTAAAAGCGCTAGCCTACTTAGCGGCACAGCCAGATAAGAAACCAGTTCAAATATCAGAAATAGCCGAAAAGGAGAACATCTCCCAAAAATTCTTGGAGAGTATACTTCTTAGCTTAAGAAAAACAGGATTCTTAGGTTCAAAAAAAGGTAAAGGTGGCGGTTACTATTTGTTAAGAACACCTGAGGAAATTTCGATGACGGATGTTATGAGAGTTTTAGAAGGTCCAATTGCCATGGTACCGTGTGTAAGCCTAAATTTTTATGAAACCTGTGATGATTGTCCCGACGAAAACACTTGTTCCGTTCATAAACTAATGCTGCAAGTGCGTGATAGTGCCTTAGATGTATACCGTAATAATACACTGAAAGACATCATCTCATAA
- a CDS encoding sulfate adenylyltransferase subunit 1: MEVLKIATAGSVDDGKSTLIGRMLYDTKSLTSDKLEAIEKTSKQKGYDYLDFSLATDGLVAEREQGITIDVAHIYFSTAKKSYIIADTPGHVEYTRNMVTGASTSQAAIILIDARKGVIEQTNRHFFINNLLRIKDVVVAINKMDLVDYSEETYNAIKADFEELMAKRDYQDQKITFIPVSALKGDNVVNKTDKTPWYTGPTLLEHFEALDRKDIFNAGTPRFPVQYVIRPKTDEHHDFRGFAGKVYGGELSVGDEVVALPSQTRSKIKEIYFHDKKYNTASRRSSVTITLEDEINLSRGDMLVKAGDLPTVDKQFTATISWMDSLPLAAGNKYVVQHGVNKVLAKVEQVHHKIAPDYSGIDTETDSLGMNDIAQVSFRLNKPIFYDQFKDHRTNGSFILIDTKSNSTVGAGFIQ, encoded by the coding sequence ATGGAAGTACTAAAAATAGCAACGGCAGGTAGTGTAGATGATGGTAAAAGTACCTTGATAGGGAGAATGCTTTACGATACAAAATCTTTGACCAGCGATAAGTTAGAAGCAATAGAAAAGACTAGTAAGCAAAAGGGATACGATTATTTAGATTTCTCTTTGGCTACAGATGGTTTGGTAGCAGAACGCGAACAGGGTATTACTATAGATGTTGCCCATATCTATTTCTCTACAGCAAAGAAAAGTTACATTATTGCAGATACTCCCGGTCACGTAGAATATACCCGTAACATGGTTACAGGAGCATCTACTTCACAAGCAGCGATTATATTGATTGATGCACGTAAGGGTGTTATCGAGCAAACGAACAGACACTTTTTTATCAATAACTTATTACGCATTAAAGATGTAGTGGTGGCTATTAATAAAATGGATTTGGTAGATTATTCTGAGGAAACTTACAATGCTATCAAAGCTGATTTTGAAGAATTGATGGCGAAAAGAGATTACCAAGATCAGAAGATAACCTTCATTCCGGTAAGTGCATTGAAAGGTGATAATGTAGTAAATAAAACAGATAAGACACCTTGGTATACCGGTCCTACTTTGTTAGAGCATTTTGAGGCTTTGGATAGAAAAGATATTTTCAATGCAGGTACACCTCGTTTCCCAGTACAATATGTTATTCGTCCGAAGACAGATGAGCATCATGATTTTAGAGGATTTGCCGGTAAGGTTTATGGTGGCGAGTTAAGTGTAGGTGATGAAGTGGTAGCACTTCCTTCACAAACGCGTTCTAAAATAAAAGAAATCTATTTTCATGACAAGAAGTATAATACTGCTTCTAGACGTTCATCGGTAACGATTACTTTAGAAGATGAAATCAACTTGAGTCGTGGAGATATGTTAGTGAAAGCTGGGGATTTACCAACGGTTGATAAGCAATTTACTGCTACAATATCTTGGATGGATTCGTTACCGTTAGCCGCAGGAAACAAATATGTTGTTCAACACGGTGTCAATAAAGTATTGGCGAAAGTGGAGCAGGTACATCATAAAATTGCTCCTGATTATTCGGGTATCGATACAGAAACAGATTCATTAGGTATGAATGATATTGCCCAGGTAAGTTTTCGTTTAAATAAGCCAATTTTCTACGATCAATTTAAAGATCATAGAACTAACGGGTCGTTCATCTTAATAGATACAAAATCCAATAGTACCGTAGGGGCTGGTTTTATACAGTAA
- a CDS encoding trans-sulfuration enzyme family protein, which translates to MNKNNNKFETNAIRTQLKRSENLEHSVPLYLTSSFVFEDAEDMRASFAEEKDRNIYSRYSNPNSSEFIDKVCQMEGAESGFAFASGMAAVFSTLAALLDSGDHVLSARSIFGSTHSLFTNFFPKWNIDHTYFKIDALEEIESLITPKTKIIYAETPTNPGVDVLDLEELGKIAKKNNLILVIDNCFASPYLQQPIKFGADLVIHSGTKLMDGQGRVLAGITVGSAELMDKVYRFSRITGPALSPFNAWVLSKSLETLAIRVDRHCENALKLAEYLEGNDKVNWVKYPFLKSHPKYEIAKKQMKAGGCVVAFEVKGGLDAGREFFDSIKLLSLSANLGDSRTIVTHPASTTHSKLSVEERAAVGISDGTVRISVGLEHIDDIIADIAQALG; encoded by the coding sequence ATGAACAAGAACAATAATAAATTTGAAACGAACGCGATTCGTACTCAACTAAAAAGAAGTGAAAACTTGGAACATTCGGTTCCGTTGTACTTGACTTCAAGTTTTGTGTTTGAAGATGCAGAAGATATGCGTGCGTCGTTTGCAGAAGAGAAAGATCGTAATATATATTCAAGATACTCAAACCCCAATTCATCTGAGTTTATCGATAAGGTTTGCCAAATGGAAGGTGCAGAAAGCGGATTCGCGTTTGCATCGGGTATGGCGGCAGTATTTTCAACTTTGGCGGCGTTATTGGATAGTGGTGATCATGTACTTTCGGCAAGAAGTATATTTGGTTCAACACATTCATTGTTCACGAACTTCTTCCCAAAGTGGAATATTGACCATACCTATTTCAAGATAGATGCATTGGAAGAAATAGAAAGTCTAATTACTCCAAAAACAAAAATCATTTATGCAGAGACTCCGACGAATCCTGGTGTTGATGTGTTGGATTTAGAGGAGTTGGGTAAGATTGCGAAAAAGAATAATTTGATACTTGTAATCGATAACTGTTTTGCATCGCCTTATTTGCAGCAGCCCATAAAGTTTGGTGCAGATTTGGTCATTCATTCTGGCACAAAACTGATGGATGGTCAAGGTAGAGTATTAGCAGGTATTACAGTGGGTAGTGCGGAGTTGATGGATAAGGTATATCGTTTTTCAAGAATTACAGGTCCCGCTTTATCACCGTTTAATGCATGGGTGTTGTCTAAAAGTTTAGAGACTTTGGCAATACGAGTAGATAGGCATTGTGAAAACGCATTGAAATTAGCGGAGTATCTAGAGGGGAACGATAAAGTGAATTGGGTGAAATATCCGTTCTTGAAATCGCATCCAAAATATGAGATAGCTAAAAAGCAAATGAAAGCAGGTGGTTGTGTAGTAGCTTTTGAAGTTAAGGGAGGATTAGATGCAGGTAGAGAGTTCTTTGACTCTATTAAACTGTTGTCCCTATCTGCCAATTTAGGAGATTCAAGAACTATAGTTACCCATCCGGCATCTACAACGCATAGTAAGTTGAGTGTAGAAGAACGTGCTGCAGTAGGTATCTCGGATGGCACAGTTCGTATTTCGGTAGGGTTAGAACATATAGATGATATTATCGCAGATATTGCTCAGGCATTAGGATAG
- a CDS encoding DUF2061 domain-containing protein, which produces MIADQLILNKKENKTTYQDDKTSEKPIRSIAKAFSWRVIGTVDTLIISYILTGEFSVAASIASIDFVTKMILYFFHERFWNLVKWGK; this is translated from the coding sequence ATGATTGCAGATCAACTTATATTAAATAAAAAAGAAAACAAAACTACGTATCAAGATGATAAAACATCTGAAAAACCAATTCGTAGTATAGCCAAGGCTTTTAGTTGGAGAGTAATAGGAACAGTAGATACGCTGATTATATCTTATATACTTACAGGTGAGTTTTCAGTAGCAGCATCAATAGCCTCTATAGATTTCGTAACAAAAATGATATTGTATTTCTTTCACGAGCGTTTTTGGAATTTAGTAAAGTGGGGTAAATAA